In Saccharomyces paradoxus chromosome VIII, complete sequence, the genomic window CATGCCGTTTACATGAGATGGTACAACGTTTTAATATAGTGTCAGGGCAAGTACATGATAATATCGTTTCAAGATGATGCTAGAGTAAAAGTATGAAGTGAAAGAAAAGGGCAATTGATTGACAGATCGGGTGTTGTAGGATGATATAGTGGCACATGATCTATAGTGGCACATGATCTATAGATGATCGGTTGACCACAGTATTATATAGTAACATCCGTATGAGTATATATCCTACCATGTCTGTTCTCTACATTgctttttcattcaaaattattgGTTTTCCTAACCGCCGCGCAGGCACGCCgcgcatttcttttcctcgaagaaagcggaaaaaaaaaataaaaaaaaaaaataaaaaaaaaagtataaataGTGGAGTCTTTTCCCATTTAacatttagaaaaaattcgactggaaattttttgctgaaCATTTAACCGGAGAACCTTGGTGGCTTTTTCTCAGTTTCGTGGGCTTGTACATTTTACCTAGTATGCTgggaactttttttcctgtattctattctatttcttgccttacttttcttattatttttttattcgtTTATAACAAActaaaagaagtaaatattttcagtttcaattgATAACAACCCAAATACGTAAAAGCAATGGCCGCTATTAAAGACTACAAGACCGCACTGCAATTTGCCAAGAGCCTTCCAAGACTGGATGGTTTGTCTGTGCAGGAATTGATGGACTCCAAGATCAGAGGTGGGTTGACTTAtaacgattttttgatcttaCCAGGTTTAGTCGATTTTGCGTCCTCTGAAGTTAGCCTACAGACTAAGCTGACCAGGAATATCACTTTAAACATTCCATTGGTTTCCTCTCCAATGGACACTGTGACAGAATCGGAAATGGCCATCTTTATGGCTCTGTCGGGTGGTATCGGTTTCGTTCACCATAACTGTACGCCCGAGGACCAAGCTGACATGGTCAGAAGGGTCAAGAACTATGAAAATGGGTTTATTAACAACCCTATTGTGATTTCTCCAACAACCACCGTTGGTGAAGCTAAGAgcatgaagaaaaagtatggATTTGCAGGCTTCCCTGTCACGGAAGATGGCAAGAGAAATGCAAAGTTGGTGGGAGTCATCACTTCTCGTGATATACAGTTCGTTGAGGACGACTCTTTACTCGTTCAGGATGTCATGACCAAGAACGCTGTTACCGGTGCACAAGGTATCACGTTATCAGAAGGTAACGAGattctaaagaaaatcaaaaagggtaGGCTATTGattgttgatgaaaaggGTAACTTAGTTTCTATGCTTTCCAGAACtgatttaatgaagaatcaaaacTACCCATTAGCGTCCAAATCTGCCAACACCAAGCAATTGCTATGTGGTGCTTCCATTGGTACTATGGACgctgataaagaaagactAAGATTATTGGTCAAAGCCGGCTTGGATGTCGTCATATTGGATTCATCCCAAGGCAACtctattttccaattgaacATGCTCAAGTGGGTCAAAGAGAGTTTCGCAGGTCTGGAAGTCATCGCTGGTAACGTTGTGACCAGGGAACAAGCTGCCAATTTGATTGCTGCCGGTGCGGATGGTTTGAGAATCGGTATGGGAACTGGCTCTATTTGTATCACTCAAGAAGTTATGGCTTGTGGTAGGCCACAAGGTACAGCGGTCTACAACGTGTGTGAATTTGCTAACCAGTTCGGTGTTCCATGTATGGCTGATGGTGGTGTTCAAAACATCGGT contains:
- a CDS encoding IMP dehydrogenase (Inosine monophosphate dehydrogenase~similar to YHR216W) → MAAIKDYKTALQFAKSLPRLDGLSVQELMDSKIRGGLTYNDFLILPGLVDFASSEVSLQTKLTRNITLNIPLVSSPMDTVTESEMAIFMALSGGIGFVHHNCTPEDQADMVRRVKNYENGFINNPIVISPTTTVGEAKSMKKKYGFAGFPVTEDGKRNAKLVGVITSRDIQFVEDDSLLVQDVMTKNAVTGAQGITLSEGNEILKKIKKGRLLIVDEKGNLVSMLSRTDLMKNQNYPLASKSANTKQLLCGASIGTMDADKERLRLLVKAGLDVVILDSSQGNSIFQLNMLKWVKESFAGLEVIAGNVVTREQAANLIAAGADGLRIGMGTGSICITQEVMACGRPQGTAVYNVCEFANQFGVPCMADGGVQNIGHITKALALGSSTVMMGGMLAGTTESPGEYFYQDGKRLKAYRGMGSIDAMQKTGTKGNASTSRYFSEFDSVLVAQGVSGAVVDKGSIKKFIPYLYNGLQHSCQDIGCRSLTVLKKNVQSGKVRFEFRTASAQLEGGVNNLHSYEKRLHN